From one Lysinibacillus sp. G4S2 genomic stretch:
- the rplP gene encoding 50S ribosomal protein L16, with product MLLPKRVKYRREHRGNMRGEAKGGKEVSFGEWGLQAQTASWITNRQIESARIAMTRYMKRGGKVWIKIFPHKPYTKKPLEVRMGSGKGSPEGWVAVVKPGKVMFEIAGVSEEVAREALRLASHKLPVKCKIVKRQETGGESNES from the coding sequence ATGTTATTGCCTAAACGCGTAAAATACCGTCGTGAACACCGCGGAAACATGCGTGGCGAAGCGAAAGGCGGCAAAGAAGTATCTTTCGGCGAATGGGGCTTACAAGCTCAAACAGCTAGCTGGATTACTAACCGTCAAATCGAATCTGCCCGTATCGCGATGACTCGTTACATGAAACGTGGCGGTAAAGTTTGGATTAAAATCTTCCCGCACAAGCCTTACACTAAAAAACCTCTAGAAGTCCGCATGGGTTCTGGTAAAGGTTCTCCTGAAGGCTGGGTAGCAGTAGTAAAACCAGGAAAAGTAATGTTCGAAATCGCTGGTGTATCTGAAGAGGTAGCACGTGAAGCACTTCGTTTAGCATCACATAAGCTTCCTGTTAAATGTAAGATCGTAAAACGTCAAGAAACTGGTGGTGAATCTAATGAAAGCTAA
- the rpsC gene encoding 30S ribosomal protein S3 has product MGQKVHPIGLRVGIIRDWESKWYAEKDYATLLHEDIKVRKYIETALKDASVSKVEIERAANRVNITIHTAKPGMVIGKGGTEVENLRKYLSELTGKRVHINIIEIKRADLDARLVAENIARQLENRVSFRRAQKQAIQRTIRAGAKGIKTQVSGRLGGADIARAEHYSEGTVPLHTLRADIDYAHAEADTTYGKLGVKVWIYRGEVLPTKKSVEGGK; this is encoded by the coding sequence GTGGGTCAAAAAGTACATCCAATAGGACTGCGCGTTGGTATTATTCGTGACTGGGAGTCAAAATGGTACGCTGAAAAAGACTATGCAACTCTACTTCACGAAGACATCAAAGTGCGTAAATATATTGAAACGGCTCTTAAAGACGCTTCTGTTTCTAAAGTAGAAATCGAACGTGCTGCAAACCGTGTAAACATCACAATTCACACTGCGAAACCAGGTATGGTAATCGGTAAAGGTGGTACTGAAGTTGAAAATCTTCGTAAATACCTTAGCGAGTTAACTGGTAAACGTGTACACATCAATATTATCGAAATTAAACGTGCTGATCTTGACGCTCGTCTAGTAGCTGAAAACATCGCTCGTCAATTAGAAAACCGTGTATCATTCCGTCGTGCGCAAAAGCAAGCGATCCAACGCACAATTCGTGCTGGTGCAAAAGGAATTAAAACACAAGTATCTGGTCGTTTAGGTGGCGCTGATATCGCGCGTGCTGAACACTATAGTGAAGGAACTGTTCCACTTCATACTCTACGTGCTGACATCGACTATGCACACGCAGAAGCTGACACTACTTACGGTAAATTAGGCGTTAAAGTATGGATCTACCGTGGTGAAGTTCTTCCTACGAAGAAATCTGTGGAAGGAGGCAAATAA
- the rplV gene encoding 50S ribosomal protein L22, which yields MTQAKAIARTVRIAPRKVRLVVDLIRGKQVGEAVAILRHTPKAASPVVEKVLKSAVANAEHNYDLDINSLVVSEVFVDEGPTLKRFRPRAQGRASAINKRTSHITLVVSEKKEG from the coding sequence ATGACACAAGCTAAAGCTATCGCTCGCACAGTACGCATTGCCCCTCGTAAAGTACGTCTAGTTGTAGACTTAATCCGAGGTAAGCAAGTTGGTGAGGCAGTTGCAATTTTACGTCATACTCCAAAAGCGGCGTCTCCAGTCGTTGAAAAAGTATTAAAATCTGCAGTTGCTAACGCTGAGCACAACTACGATCTTGACATCAACTCTTTAGTAGTTTCTGAAGTATTCGTTGATGAAGGTCCAACATTAAAACGTTTCCGTCCACGTGCACAAGGACGTGCAAGCGCAATTAACAAACGCACAAGCCACATCACTCTAGTGGTATCTGAGAAGAAGGAGGGTTAA
- the rpsS gene encoding 30S ribosomal protein S19, whose product MGRSLKKGPFVDDHLMKKVEVQEASEKKQVIKTWSRRSTIFPNFIGLTIAVYDGRKHVPVYVTEDMVGHKLGEFAPTRTYKGHGADDKKTRR is encoded by the coding sequence ATGGGCCGCAGCTTGAAAAAAGGACCTTTTGTTGATGACCATTTAATGAAAAAAGTGGAAGTGCAAGAGGCTTCTGAGAAAAAACAAGTTATTAAAACTTGGTCACGCCGTTCTACAATCTTCCCGAACTTCATCGGATTAACGATTGCAGTATATGATGGACGTAAACATGTTCCTGTATACGTAACAGAAGATATGGTAGGCCACAAACTTGGTGAGTTCGCACCTACACGTACTTACAAAGGTCACGGTGCAGACGACAAGAAAACAAGACGCTAA
- the rplB gene encoding 50S ribosomal protein L2, with the protein MAIKKYKPTSNGRRNMTSLDFAEITTNKPEKSLLEPTKRKAGRNNQGKITVRHHGGGHKKQYRVIDFKRVKDGIPAKVATIEYDPNRSANIALINYADGAKAYILAPKGLEVGQTIVSGPDADIKAGNALPLANIPMGTTIHNIELKPGKGGQLVRSAGTSAQVLGREDKYVIVRLQSGEVRLVLATCRATIGQVGNEQHELVNIGKAGRSRWLGKRPVVRGSVMNPNDHPHGGGEGRSPIGRKSPMTPWGKPALGYKTRKKKNKSDKFIIRSRKK; encoded by the coding sequence ATGGCGATTAAAAAGTATAAACCTACCTCTAATGGTCGTCGTAACATGACGTCATTAGACTTTGCGGAAATTACAACTAACAAGCCTGAGAAATCATTGCTTGAACCTACTAAACGCAAAGCTGGTCGTAACAACCAAGGTAAAATCACTGTTCGTCATCATGGTGGTGGTCATAAGAAGCAATACCGTGTTATCGATTTCAAACGTGTTAAAGATGGCATTCCGGCAAAAGTTGCTACTATTGAATATGATCCAAACCGTTCTGCGAATATCGCATTAATTAATTACGCTGATGGAGCAAAAGCTTACATCTTAGCACCAAAAGGTCTAGAGGTTGGTCAAACAATCGTATCTGGTCCAGATGCTGATATTAAAGCAGGTAATGCATTACCATTAGCAAACATTCCAATGGGTACTACAATCCATAACATCGAGTTAAAACCTGGTAAAGGTGGACAATTAGTACGTTCTGCTGGTACTTCTGCGCAAGTACTTGGTCGTGAAGATAAGTACGTAATCGTTCGTCTTCAATCTGGTGAAGTACGTTTAGTTTTAGCTACTTGCCGTGCTACAATCGGTCAAGTTGGTAACGAACAACACGAACTTGTAAACATCGGTAAAGCAGGTCGTAGCCGTTGGTTAGGTAAACGCCCAGTAGTTCGTGGTTCTGTAATGAACCCTAACGATCACCCACACGGTGGTGGTGAAGGACGTTCTCCAATCGGACGTAAATCACCAATGACTCCTTGGGGTAAACCAGCACTTGGTTACAAAACTCGCAAGAAGAAAAACAAATCGGATAAATTCATTATCCGTAGTCGTAAAAAATAA
- the rplW gene encoding 50S ribosomal protein L23: MEARDILKRPVITERSSELMAEKKYTFEVDTRANKTQVKDAVEEIFGVQVEKVNVLNYKGKFKRVGRYGGYTNKRRKAIVKLTADSKEIELFEM, from the coding sequence ATGGAAGCACGTGATATTTTAAAACGTCCGGTCATTACTGAGCGTTCTTCAGAACTTATGGCAGAGAAAAAGTATACTTTCGAAGTAGACACTCGCGCTAACAAAACTCAAGTAAAAGACGCTGTAGAAGAAATCTTTGGTGTACAAGTTGAGAAAGTAAACGTTCTTAACTACAAAGGTAAATTCAAACGCGTTGGCCGTTACGGTGGTTACACTAACAAACGTCGTAAAGCGATTGTTAAATTAACTGCTGATAGCAAAGAAATTGAATTATTCGAAATGTAA
- the rplD gene encoding 50S ribosomal protein L4, with protein MTKVSVLSQTGASVGEIELNDAIFGIEPNEAVLFDAVVAQRASLRQGNHKVKNRSEVAGGGRKPWRQKGTGRARQGSIRSPQWRGGGIVFGPTPRSYSYKLPKKVRRLALKSALSAKVVEQNFLVLDALTLAAPKTKEFTKILKDLSLEKKSLFVTADLDENVALSARNIPGVTVLTANGINVLDLLGHEKVVFTKSAVEKVEEVLG; from the coding sequence ATGACAAAAGTATCTGTACTTAGTCAAACAGGTGCTTCAGTTGGTGAAATCGAATTAAACGATGCGATTTTTGGAATCGAGCCAAATGAAGCAGTATTATTCGACGCTGTAGTAGCACAACGCGCTTCTCTTCGTCAAGGTAATCACAAGGTTAAAAACCGTTCTGAAGTTGCTGGTGGTGGTCGTAAACCATGGCGTCAAAAAGGAACTGGTCGTGCTCGTCAAGGTTCTATCCGTTCTCCACAATGGCGCGGCGGTGGTATCGTATTCGGTCCAACTCCACGTAGCTACTCTTACAAATTACCTAAAAAAGTTCGTCGCTTAGCTCTTAAATCTGCTTTATCAGCTAAAGTGGTAGAACAAAACTTCTTAGTTCTTGATGCTCTTACACTAGCAGCACCAAAAACAAAAGAATTCACAAAAATCCTTAAAGATCTTTCTTTAGAGAAAAAATCTTTATTCGTTACTGCTGACCTAGATGAAAACGTAGCATTATCTGCTCGTAACATCCCTGGTGTAACAGTTTTAACTGCAAACGGAATCAACGTTCTTGATCTATTAGGTCACGAAAAAGTTGTATTCACTAAGTCTGCAGTAGAAAAAGTTGAGGAGGTGCTTGGATAA
- the rplC gene encoding 50S ribosomal protein L3, giving the protein MAKGILGRKIGMTQVFAENGDLIPVTVIEATPNVVLQKKTVDTDGYEAIQVGFEDKRVKLSNKPEQGHVAKANTAPKRFIREFRNVNVGEYEVGQEVKVEIFAEGDVIDVTGVTKGKGFQGVIKRHGQSRGPMAHGSRYHRRPGSMGPVAPNRVFKQKKLPGQMGGTVVTIQNLEIVKVDAERNLLLVKGNVPGSKKALVTVKTAIKAK; this is encoded by the coding sequence ATGGCTAAAGGAATCTTAGGTAGAAAAATTGGTATGACACAAGTTTTCGCTGAAAACGGCGATTTAATCCCGGTAACAGTTATCGAAGCTACTCCAAACGTAGTTCTTCAAAAGAAAACTGTTGATACAGACGGCTACGAAGCTATCCAAGTTGGTTTTGAAGACAAGCGCGTTAAGCTTTCTAACAAACCAGAGCAAGGTCACGTAGCAAAAGCGAACACTGCTCCTAAGCGCTTCATTCGTGAATTCCGCAACGTGAACGTGGGAGAATACGAAGTTGGTCAAGAAGTCAAAGTAGAAATTTTCGCAGAAGGCGATGTAATTGATGTAACAGGTGTTACTAAAGGTAAAGGTTTCCAAGGTGTAATTAAACGCCATGGTCAATCTCGTGGTCCTATGGCCCACGGTTCTCGTTACCACCGTCGTCCTGGTTCAATGGGTCCAGTTGCTCCGAACCGCGTATTCAAACAAAAGAAATTACCTGGTCAAATGGGTGGCACTGTAGTTACAATCCAAAACTTAGAAATCGTGAAAGTTGATGCGGAACGTAACTTACTACTTGTTAAAGGTAATGTTCCTGGTTCTAAAAAAGCTCTAGTTACAGTTAAAACTGCAATTAAAGCTAAGTAA
- the rpsJ gene encoding 30S ribosomal protein S10 — protein sequence MAKQKIRIRLKAYDHRILDQSAEKIVETAKRSGASVSGPIPLPTEKSVYTILRAVHKYKDSREQFEMRTHKRLIDIVNPTPQTVDALMKLDLPSGVDIEIKL from the coding sequence ATGGCAAAACAAAAGATTCGTATTCGTTTAAAAGCGTATGATCACCGTATTTTAGATCAGTCTGCTGAGAAAATTGTGGAAACTGCAAAACGTTCAGGTGCAAGTGTATCAGGTCCGATTCCACTTCCAACTGAGAAGTCTGTGTACACAATTCTTCGTGCCGTTCACAAGTATAAAGATTCTCGTGAACAATTCGAAATGCGTACGCATAAACGTCTGATCGATATCGTTAACCCAACACCACAAACTGTTGATGCGTTAATGAAACTTGATTTACCATCTGGCGTTGATATCGAAATCAAACTTTAA